One Fusarium musae strain F31 chromosome 6, whole genome shotgun sequence DNA segment encodes these proteins:
- a CDS encoding hypothetical protein (EggNog:ENOG41) has protein sequence MAWAEPRNTGMIYRRLGRSGLHVSAIGLGSWMTYGGYAQDEEAFACMKKAYDLGINFFDTAENYTAGQAEIVMGKAIKHFGWKRSDLVISTKINWGAVNGEILVNNHGLSRKHIIEGLDASLKRLQLDYVDIVYAHRPDRLTPMEETVRAFNYLINNGKAFYWGTSEWSADEIAEAVGIARDLRMIGPIAEQPFYNILVRDRVEGQFQRLYERTGLGITSFSPLKMGVLSGKYNDIVDGKPPKDSRFEASKDNFADFMRSRIGTDDWKEEIDKVRQLKPIADKLGISQAQLGIAWCLKNPNVTSVITGASRPEQLDDTVASLKILDKLTPEIMEEIDAITKNKVELDPARQS, from the exons ATGGCTTGGGCAGAGCCTAGAAACACTGGCATGATCTACCGTCGTCTCGGTAGATCCGGTTTACATGTCTCTGCGATTGGTCTTGGTAGCTGGATGACCTATGGAGGCTACGCTCAAGATGAGGAGGCATTTGCTTGCATGAAGAAGGCTTACGACCTTGGGATCAATTTCTTCGACACAGCCGAGAACTATACTGCTGGCCAAGCTGAGATTGTCATGGGAAAGGCTATTAAACACTTTGGATGGAAGCGCAGCGATTTGGTCATTAGCACAA AGATCAACTGGGGTGCCGTGAATGGAGAgatcctcgtcaacaaccATGGGCTTTCGAGAAAACACATTATCGAGGGCCTAGATGCCTCATTGAAGCGTCTTCAGCTCGATTATGTCGACATTGTCTACGCTCATCGGCCAGACAGACTGACTCCTATGGAGGAGACTGTCCGAGCCTTCAACTACCTAATTAACAACGGAAAG GCTTTCTACTGGGGTACATCAGAGTGGTCTGCTGATGAGATTGCCGAAGCT GTCGGAATTGCTCGTGATCTTAGAATGATTGGACCTATCGCCGAGCAACCATTTTACAACATCCTTGTCAGAGACAGAGTTGAAGGCCAATTCCAACGCCTATATGAGCGGACTGGCCTAGGCATCACATCGTTCTCCCCCCTGAAGATGGGCGTTCTTAGTGGAAAGTACAACGACATAGTTGACGGCAAGCCACCCAAAGATTCCCGTTTTGAAGCCAGCAAGGACAACTTCGCCGACTTCATGCGCAGCCGCATTGGCACTGATGACTGGAAGGAGGAGATCGACAAGGTTCGGCAGCTGAAGCCCATTGCTGATAAGCTGGGCATCAGCCAGGCTCAACTTGGTATTGCCTGGTGTCTTAAGAATCCTAATGTTACCAGTGTTATTACCGGTGCGAGCCGGCCTGAGCAGTTGGATGATACTGTTGCCTCGCTGAAGATTCTTGATAAGCTGACACCAGAGATCATGGAGGAGATCGATGCCATTACGAAGAACAAGGTTGAGCTGGATCCTGCTAGACAGAGCTAG
- a CDS encoding hypothetical protein (EggNog:ENOG41) has product MTPPPRPPKNTPSSRQKLARRACDSCKIRKIRCSEKPPCTACEASSIECTFNRSQGTRGPRGLRPRTLDKIERRRHGDGAKSDTSSPDQALAKKSPSPVDEIACLLDVLEVYSERLYPIWPIVDATDLRNKIRQNPNEGGAARCLGNAVALATIAQLKLGTAWRPSVGEAETSGLSEKLGLLDALRISFFLHIYHENALPGGTKSLVYLRDAITQAQILRLDRESTYSALSEADQHVSRRILWLLFVTERGVALLHKLPIVLKPNILFPWFGGADDRAEVLPAFLKLVHLFWVFDQSNIFEILHNIDADSDLPNMAAVAQNCLELLQQKLLDSADNDDWGPINEVQRADMFVTRQWMRAVLWRAALRFGIVIPSMNPVNIAKDFLSLVSELPKAALESHGPTLEFKTFEIATAVIDAIASDVSIQRDQSGPILHQLRDILSSCRGGNRTLLSLLTIRMDAIFNSGRMLEPDGDSAAFEANLASTFQDTAELLTAQPNLTMPTYQFMEGQASQICWPPLDLGYLVRSPSPLTRMLLESMPRDVAEQDEVQQIIETST; this is encoded by the exons ATGACTCCACCTCCACGACCTCCGAAAAACACTCCGAGTTCTCGTCAGAAGCTCGCGAGACGTGCCTGCGATTCATGCAAGATTAGAAAGATCCGCTGCTCAGAGAAACCCCCTTGTACAGCGTGTGAGGCCTCGAGTATAGAATGTACCTTCAATCGTTCACAAGGCACGAGAGGTCCACGAGGACTGAGACCACGTACGCTGGATAAGATTGAGCGAAGGCGTCATGGGGATGGAGCAAAAAGCGATACCTCAAGCCCGGACCAAGCTCTTGCCAAGAAGTCACCGTCGCCTGTTGATGAAATAGCTTGTTTACTTGACGTTCTAGAGGTTTACTCTGAAAGATTGTACCCCATCTGGCCCATCGTCGATGCAACTGATCTAAGGAACAAAATTCGGCAGAATCCCAATGAAGGTGGTGCAGCGAGGTGCCTTGGCAATGCTGTGGCTCTTGCTACTATTGCTCAACTGAAACTGGGCACTGCATGGCGACCCAGTGTAGGGGAAGCGGAAACAAGTGGGTTGAGTGAGAAGCTGGGTTTGTTGGATGCTTTGAGGATTTCCTTCTTTCTACATATTTACCATGAGAACGCTTTGCCAGGAGGCACAAAGTCGCTTGTGTACTTGCGTGACGCTATCACGCAGGCGCAAATATTAAGGCTCGATCGTGAGTCGACTTATTCTGCGCTTTCAGAAGCCGATCAACATGTTTCGCGACGGATTCTCTGGCTGCTGTTTGTCACTGAGAG AGGTGTTGCTCTCTTACACAAGCTTCCCATAGTCCTTAAGCCAAACATCTTGTTCCCGTGGTTCGGAGGAGCGGATGACCGTGCTGAAGTTCTACCGGCATTTTTGAAGTTGGTCCATCTGTTCTGGGTCTTTGACCAGTCCAACATCTTTGAGATACTTCACAACATTGACGCGGACTCGGATCTGCCCAATATGGCTGCTGTTGCGCAGAATTGCCTGGAACTTCTACAGCAAAAGCTACTCGATTCGGCTGATAATGACGATTGGGGTCCAATTAACGAGGTTCAGCGAGCAGACATGTTTGTTACAAGACAGTGGATGCGTGCTGTATTATGGCGAGCGGCTCTTCGATTTGGGATTGTCATACCGTCTATGAACCCCGTGAATATCGCCAAAGACTTCTTGAGCCTCGTTTCCGAGCTTCCTAAGGCTGCTCTCGAGTCTCATGGACCGACACTA GAATTCAAGACATTTGAGATTGCTACGGCTGTGATTGATGCAATCGCGAGCGATGTCTCGATACAAAGAGATCAATCTGGCCCAATACTCCACCAACTACGCGACATACTTTCATCCTGCCGGGGAGGCAACCGCACTCTTCTCTCACTGCTTACAATACGAATGGACGCAATCTTCAATTCAGGCCGTATGCTGGAACCAGATGGTGATTCAGCGGCTTTTGAAGCCAATCTAGCATCGACTTTCCAAGATACTGCCGAACTTTTGACAGCACAGCCGAACCTCACGATGCCAACGTATCAATTCATGGAAGGCCAAGCTTCTCAGATTTGCTGGCCACCCCTGGACCTCGGTTACCTGGTTCGGTCGCCGTCGCCGCTTACTCGAATGCTACTAGAGTCGATGCCCCGCGATGTCGCTGAGCAGGACGAGGTCCAGCAGATAATTGAGACATCAACCTAa